One Nitrospira sp. DNA window includes the following coding sequences:
- a CDS encoding L,L-diaminopimelate aminotransferase, DapL2 type: protein MSGFPIEYATRIKTLPPYLFAAIDKMKQEAIARGVDIINLGIGDPDLPTPDPIIESLSRAAKNQKHHQYPSYEGMLAFRKAVADWYQRRFNVTLDPADEVLTLIGSKEGIGHIHLAFVDPGDIVLVPSPGYPVYPVGTSFAGGVSHIMPLTKANGFLPDLNAIPKDVAKKAKLMWLNSPNNPTSVIMTKDYFKRVVAFAQENQVIVCHDAAYSEIYYDGKRPASFMEINGAKDVGVEFHSLSKTYNMTGWRIGFVVGNKDVLAGLGKVKSNLDSGVFEAVQAAGITALGLDDSVTDGIRKIYQERRDTLVPGLKRLGLDVDAPPAAFYVWVTVPKGYNSASCTAHLLEKAGIVTTPGNGFGAPGEGYIRMTVCTSKERLAEAVERIKKAGF from the coding sequence ATGTCCGGTTTTCCGATCGAATACGCAACCCGCATCAAGACACTGCCTCCCTATCTGTTCGCCGCCATCGACAAGATGAAGCAGGAGGCGATCGCGCGCGGCGTCGATATCATCAACCTCGGCATCGGCGACCCGGACCTGCCGACCCCCGATCCGATCATCGAAAGCCTGAGCCGAGCGGCCAAGAACCAGAAGCACCATCAATATCCGTCCTATGAAGGCATGCTCGCCTTCCGCAAGGCGGTCGCCGATTGGTACCAACGCCGGTTCAACGTCACGCTCGATCCGGCCGACGAAGTCCTGACCTTGATCGGCTCGAAGGAAGGGATCGGGCACATTCACCTGGCCTTCGTCGATCCCGGCGACATCGTCCTGGTGCCCAGCCCCGGCTATCCGGTCTATCCGGTCGGGACGAGTTTCGCCGGCGGAGTCTCACATATCATGCCGCTCACAAAGGCCAACGGCTTCCTGCCAGATTTGAACGCCATCCCCAAGGACGTGGCGAAGAAGGCCAAGTTGATGTGGTTGAATTCGCCGAACAATCCGACGTCGGTCATCATGACGAAGGATTATTTCAAGCGGGTGGTCGCCTTCGCGCAGGAGAACCAGGTGATCGTCTGCCATGACGCGGCCTATTCCGAGATCTACTACGACGGCAAGCGGCCGGCGAGCTTTATGGAAATCAACGGCGCCAAGGACGTGGGCGTGGAGTTTCATTCGCTTTCGAAAACCTACAACATGACGGGCTGGCGCATCGGCTTCGTCGTCGGCAACAAGGACGTGTTGGCGGGGCTCGGCAAGGTGAAGAGCAACCTGGACTCGGGCGTGTTCGAAGCGGTGCAGGCAGCCGGCATCACGGCGTTGGGATTGGACGATTCCGTCACCGACGGAATCCGAAAGATCTATCAGGAACGGCGCGACACCCTCGTGCCAGGGTTGAAGAGGCTGGGGTTGGACGTCGATGCACCGCCCGCCGCCTTCTATGTGTGGGTAACGGTGCCGAAGGGCTACAACTCCGCTTCGTGTACGGCCCATCTGCTGGAGAAGGCCGGAATCGTGACGACGCCGGGCAACGGCTTCGGCGCACCGGGCGAGGGGTACATCCGCATGACGGTCTGTACATCGAAGGAACGGTTGGCCGAAGCGGTGGAACGAATCAAGAAAGCGGGATTCTAG
- a CDS encoding Phosphatidylethanolamine N-methyltransferase: MDIAKVERVYTNYSGVYDHIFGKIFHESRESAVRNLRIRPEEKILEVGVGTGIALEYYPKNCEIIGIDLSSGMLAKARQRQSHYHLDHVRLMLMDAGKMDFADDSFDTVMAAYVVTAVPDYRKVVNEMIRVCKPGGRIIMLNHFSNGNKLIAAVEKVISPLCKHIGFRTDLSLNHVLEGTDLHVARKEKVNPMKFWHLVECVNRKNGTNGSANGHVKGNGHGNGRHSHHS; encoded by the coding sequence ATGGATATCGCCAAAGTCGAGCGAGTGTACACCAATTATTCCGGGGTCTACGATCATATCTTCGGGAAAATCTTCCATGAGTCGCGCGAGTCCGCCGTGCGCAACCTCAGGATCCGGCCCGAAGAAAAAATTCTGGAAGTCGGCGTGGGAACAGGGATCGCCCTGGAATACTATCCCAAGAACTGCGAAATCATCGGCATCGACCTCTCCTCAGGCATGTTGGCCAAGGCCCGGCAGCGCCAGTCCCACTATCACCTGGACCATGTGCGGCTCATGTTGATGGATGCGGGCAAGATGGACTTTGCCGACGACAGCTTCGACACCGTCATGGCGGCCTATGTGGTGACCGCCGTGCCGGACTATCGTAAAGTCGTGAATGAAATGATTCGGGTCTGCAAACCGGGCGGCCGCATCATCATGTTGAACCACTTCAGCAACGGCAACAAGTTGATCGCCGCCGTGGAAAAAGTCATCTCTCCCCTCTGCAAACACATCGGCTTCCGCACCGACCTCTCCCTGAACCACGTCCTCGAAGGAACCGACCTGCACGTTGCCCGAAAAGAAAAAGTGAATCCGATGAAGTTTTGGCACTTGGTGGAATGTGTCAATCGGAAGAACGGGACGAACGGTAGCGCGAATGGGCATGTCAAGGGGAATGGACACGGGAACGGAAGGCACAGTCACCACAGCTGA
- a CDS encoding Phosphoglycerate/bisphosphoglycerate mutase, with amino-acid sequence MPTILLVRHGETDWNRSGRVMGDQPIPLNRNGERQAQACAEALSRTPLAGIFSSPVLRALQTAEILRRPHGLPLHHLPGLSEIGVGDWINRYWLDLADDPAKRDWYTHPEHARPSGGETLREVQSRAVAALEQAIDNAQEAPYVFVSHADVIRAILSHYLQLDLATIRQATIDHASVSALDFDGESVRLLFLNHRPGLDRLL; translated from the coding sequence ATGCCGACCATCTTGCTCGTCAGACATGGAGAAACCGACTGGAACCGGTCCGGCCGCGTGATGGGCGACCAGCCGATTCCCCTCAACCGGAACGGCGAACGCCAAGCTCAGGCCTGCGCCGAGGCCTTGTCCCGCACACCGCTCGCCGGCATCTTCAGCAGCCCCGTCTTGCGCGCCCTGCAAACCGCCGAGATCCTGCGCCGACCGCACGGCTTACCGCTGCATCACCTGCCGGGACTGAGTGAAATAGGCGTGGGCGACTGGATCAATCGCTACTGGCTGGACCTCGCCGATGACCCGGCGAAGCGTGACTGGTACACCCACCCGGAGCACGCACGTCCGTCCGGCGGGGAAACGCTGCGCGAGGTGCAATCCCGTGCGGTGGCGGCGTTAGAACAGGCGATCGACAACGCGCAGGAAGCGCCCTACGTCTTCGTGTCCCACGCCGACGTCATCCGGGCGATCCTGTCCCATTATCTTCAGCTCGACCTGGCGACCATCCGACAGGCCACGATCGACCATGCCTCGGTCAGCGCGCTGGATTTCGACGGAGAGTCGGTCCGACTCCTGTTCCTCAACCACCGGCCGGGGCTGGACCGACTCCTGTGA
- a CDS encoding AttH component of AttEFGH ABC transport system — MLCKIVNGAAAPPRAHDRQKTLMNTGVRAIALLRWRRGTAVAMVLLLSLASPSVATNEPPAFAIATPGYDYRFPEDHGAHERFRTEWWYYTGHLTTTGGRRFGFQLTFFRRGIPPDQVKTWPSKWSIRQLYFAHFAVTDLENGRFHYVDTVSREGLGKAGAETGRLHVWIDHWSVSTDDRTPNGQRLQAATDELSIDLRVTQQKPPVLHGRDGISRKGASPEQASHYYSLTHLATEGQIRVGAETFTVTGLSWMDHEFGSADLGRDVVGWDWFSLHLSDKTELMWYSLRRTDGSVDPVSSGTLVFADGRTHPLHAHDLTVATLSHWTSPRSKARYPQRWRITAPSMGLDLDVTSLLADQELDTARSTRVTYWEGAVSATGLAQGAPVSGRGYVELTGYAERFTQRL; from the coding sequence ATGCTTTGCAAAATTGTCAACGGCGCCGCAGCGCCGCCCAGAGCCCATGACCGTCAAAAAACCCTGATGAATACTGGCGTTCGCGCGATCGCGCTCCTGCGGTGGAGACGTGGAACGGCCGTGGCGATGGTGCTGCTGTTGTCCCTCGCTTCACCGTCCGTCGCCACGAATGAGCCGCCAGCGTTTGCGATCGCCACGCCCGGTTACGACTATCGGTTTCCTGAAGACCACGGCGCCCATGAACGGTTCCGAACGGAATGGTGGTATTACACCGGCCATCTCACCACCACCGGCGGCAGGCGCTTCGGCTTTCAGCTCACGTTTTTTCGTCGCGGCATTCCGCCCGACCAGGTCAAGACATGGCCCTCCAAATGGTCCATCCGGCAACTCTACTTTGCCCACTTCGCCGTGACGGACCTTGAGAACGGCCGCTTCCACTACGTCGATACGGTCAGTCGCGAAGGCCTCGGCAAGGCAGGAGCGGAGACGGGCCGGCTGCACGTCTGGATCGATCACTGGTCGGTTTCAACGGATGACCGAACGCCGAACGGCCAGAGGCTCCAGGCCGCCACCGACGAATTGTCCATCGATCTTCGTGTGACCCAGCAGAAGCCTCCCGTCCTGCATGGCCGAGATGGCATCAGCCGCAAGGGCGCTTCCCCCGAGCAGGCTTCGCACTACTATTCGCTCACCCATCTCGCGACCGAAGGGCAGATTCGGGTGGGTGCGGAGACCTTCACCGTCACCGGCCTGAGCTGGATGGATCACGAATTCGGCTCGGCCGACCTGGGCCGGGATGTGGTGGGGTGGGATTGGTTCAGCCTGCACTTGAGCGACAAGACGGAACTCATGTGGTACTCCTTGCGGCGTACCGACGGATCGGTCGATCCGGTTTCCAGCGGCACCCTGGTCTTCGCCGACGGACGAACCCACCCGCTCCATGCCCACGACCTGACGGTCGCAACACTCTCCCATTGGACCAGCCCGCGATCGAAAGCCCGTTATCCGCAACGTTGGCGCATCACCGCTCCCTCGATGGGACTGGATTTGGACGTGACCTCATTGCTGGCGGATCAGGAACTGGATACGGCGCGCAGCACCCGCGTGACCTATTGGGAAGGGGCGGTATCCGCCACCGGCCTGGCGCAGGGTGCACCGGTCTCAGGACGCGGCTATGTGGAACTCACCGGCTATGCCGAACGGTTCACGCAACGGTTGTAA
- a CDS encoding Efflux ABC transporter, ATP-binding protein, whose protein sequence is MSRAVAIDVSHLGKVYDQVRAVDDLSFQVYGGEIFGLLGPNGAGKSTTLRILITLLHPTVGSATILGLDSVKDADRVRQTIGYVPQERAIDRFLTGREHLELLADLYHLSPNEASQRIPRLLKLVELEEHADRPAKTYSGGMKRKLDIACGLLPDPKILFLDEPTLGLDVQSRLRIWDHVRAMRERGITVVMTTNYLDEADQLCDRIAIIDGGRIKALGSPTELKVGLGGDLVSLTVCEQNRVEALAGAVKSLPAIRAVMTRPNGLDIRVDSPEKALPAILEAANRLTCRLEFIDYHRPRLDDVFIAHTGRRIQEEAPTEE, encoded by the coding sequence ATGTCGCGGGCGGTCGCCATCGACGTGTCGCACCTGGGGAAGGTGTACGACCAGGTACGGGCCGTCGATGACCTCTCCTTTCAGGTCTATGGCGGGGAGATTTTCGGTTTGCTCGGGCCGAACGGCGCGGGCAAGAGTACCACGCTACGCATTCTGATCACCCTCCTCCATCCGACCGTTGGGTCGGCCACTATTCTCGGGCTGGATTCGGTCAAGGATGCGGACCGCGTGCGGCAGACCATCGGGTACGTGCCGCAGGAGCGGGCCATCGATCGGTTCCTGACCGGGAGGGAACATCTCGAACTCCTTGCGGACCTGTATCACCTCTCGCCAAACGAAGCGTCCCAGCGCATTCCCCGGCTGCTGAAGCTGGTGGAACTGGAGGAACATGCGGATCGCCCCGCCAAGACCTACTCCGGCGGCATGAAGCGGAAGTTGGATATCGCCTGCGGGTTGTTGCCCGATCCGAAGATTCTCTTCCTGGACGAACCGACGCTCGGGTTGGACGTGCAGAGCCGTCTCCGCATCTGGGACCATGTGCGGGCGATGAGGGAGCGAGGCATCACCGTCGTCATGACCACCAACTATCTCGACGAGGCCGATCAGCTCTGCGACCGGATCGCCATCATCGACGGGGGCAGGATCAAGGCCCTGGGTTCTCCCACGGAATTGAAGGTCGGGTTGGGCGGCGACCTGGTATCGTTGACGGTGTGTGAGCAGAATCGTGTCGAGGCGCTGGCTGGCGCGGTGAAGTCCCTGCCGGCCATCCGCGCCGTCATGACCAGGCCGAACGGATTGGATATCCGCGTCGATTCTCCCGAGAAGGCCCTGCCGGCCATTCTCGAAGCGGCCAACCGTTTGACCTGCCGGCTGGAATTCATCGACTATCACCGGCCGCGACTGGACGACGTGTTTATTGCGCACACGGGCCGCCGCATTCAGGAAGAGGCACCTACGGAGGAGTGA
- a CDS encoding Efflux ABC transporter, permease protein translates to MRQYWQEVRALTMRWVRRLSREKFSMLFTLVQPMLFWLIFFGNLFQRAADMQVTQAPSYISFLAAGVVVMTVLNNGLAGGVDLLFDKENGFLERLMSTPIHRTSVILSRFIFVMTITSLQVLVILGVAWLFGVQPATGLLGIATILIIGMLFGVGLTAISMAMAFSVKSHGDFFSVLGFLSLPMIFLSSALVPLSAMPGWMGFLAQFNPMTWAIDAVRPLILQGWAEALPHVGMVIVVMVLFDALCLYGGARAFRRAIG, encoded by the coding sequence ATGCGACAGTACTGGCAGGAAGTTCGAGCGTTGACGATGCGGTGGGTGCGGCGGTTGAGCCGTGAAAAGTTCAGCATGCTCTTCACCCTGGTGCAGCCGATGTTGTTCTGGCTGATCTTCTTCGGCAATCTGTTTCAGCGCGCGGCGGATATGCAGGTGACCCAGGCCCCCAGCTATATCAGCTTCCTTGCCGCCGGCGTGGTCGTCATGACCGTGCTCAACAACGGATTGGCGGGGGGCGTCGATCTCCTCTTCGATAAGGAAAATGGGTTTCTTGAGCGACTCATGTCGACACCGATTCACCGGACTTCGGTGATCCTGAGCCGGTTTATTTTTGTGATGACCATCACCTCGCTGCAAGTCCTGGTGATTCTCGGCGTCGCCTGGCTGTTCGGTGTGCAGCCTGCCACCGGCCTGTTGGGAATCGCGACGATTCTAATCATCGGCATGCTGTTCGGCGTCGGGCTGACGGCGATTTCGATGGCGATGGCCTTTTCCGTGAAGAGCCACGGCGACTTCTTCTCCGTCCTCGGGTTCCTCTCCCTGCCGATGATTTTTTTGAGTTCGGCGCTGGTCCCCTTGAGCGCGATGCCGGGCTGGATGGGATTCCTGGCGCAGTTCAATCCCATGACCTGGGCGATCGACGCCGTGCGGCCGTTGATCCTGCAGGGGTGGGCCGAAGCGCTGCCCCATGTCGGCATGGTGATCGTGGTGATGGTACTGTTCGACGCCCTCTGCCTCTATGGGGGGGCGCGGGCCTTCCGCAGAGCGATCGGGTGA
- a CDS encoding Transcriptional regulator, MarR family gives MELPDLKDDPHLKVLRPLVETYLAFWRTDSRHVRSLRLTPSQFDVIATLGDTEGLTCADLSAATLVTKGTLTGVLDRLAAKGLIRRIPVAGDRRSTRICLTEKGDRLFRKTFAAHIAFIRPYFERALTSTEAEQLRMLLLRLRRSFQEAPDA, from the coding sequence GTGGAACTTCCTGACCTCAAAGACGACCCGCACCTCAAGGTGCTGCGCCCGCTGGTCGAAACCTACCTCGCATTTTGGCGCACGGACAGCCGCCACGTCCGTTCGTTGCGGCTCACGCCTTCACAATTCGACGTGATCGCCACGTTGGGCGACACCGAAGGGCTCACCTGCGCCGACCTGTCCGCCGCCACGCTGGTGACGAAGGGAACCTTGACCGGCGTGCTGGACCGTCTGGCGGCGAAGGGACTGATCCGACGCATCCCTGTGGCGGGTGATCGGCGCAGCACCAGGATCTGCCTCACGGAGAAAGGCGACCGTCTGTTCCGAAAAACCTTCGCGGCGCACATCGCCTTCATCCGCCCCTACTTTGAACGGGCCCTGACCAGCACGGAAGCCGAGCAACTGCGTATGCTGCTGCTTCGCCTGCGCCGGAGCTTCCAGGAAGCGCCGGACGCATGA
- a CDS encoding calcineurin-like phosphoesterase, producing the protein MIATLVRWQELARIWIGHWLSRPFHHLFNLMPGVEFGLSPAAVTRLPLVHASLAGRRAVHLSDLHLDRYRPRHRAVVRTVAELAPDWIFITGDLLNVRDGLPHVLRFLSELRRVAPVFVTLGNHDHYSGVRIDEFAEHFDRRKVTLLVNQVTFIPQESGELAIVGLDDPSLHRADLHCIPSPQPGRFTLVLAHAPNILEQLTPRHHVDLTLCGHSHAGQWRIPYVPTFWLPPGCHGRTNGLYEKGGHRLYVNRGLGWSVLPARFNCAPEIVLLDWTA; encoded by the coding sequence ATGATCGCCACGCTGGTGCGGTGGCAAGAACTGGCGCGCATCTGGATCGGCCATTGGCTGAGCCGGCCCTTCCACCACCTGTTCAACCTGATGCCCGGCGTCGAATTCGGCCTTTCCCCCGCCGCCGTCACCCGCCTCCCGCTGGTGCATGCTTCCCTGGCCGGACGTCGCGCGGTGCATCTCAGCGACTTGCATCTGGACCGGTATCGTCCACGACATCGCGCCGTCGTCCGCACCGTGGCCGAGCTTGCGCCTGATTGGATCTTCATCACCGGCGATCTCCTGAATGTCCGGGACGGCCTGCCCCATGTCCTGCGTTTTCTGTCTGAGTTGCGGCGCGTCGCCCCGGTCTTCGTCACCCTCGGCAACCACGACCACTACAGCGGCGTGCGGATCGATGAATTCGCCGAGCACTTCGATCGCCGCAAGGTGACACTCTTGGTCAACCAGGTGACGTTCATCCCCCAGGAATCCGGAGAGTTGGCGATCGTCGGGCTCGACGACCCTTCGCTCCATCGCGCAGACCTGCATTGCATTCCCTCTCCGCAACCGGGGCGATTTACGCTCGTGCTGGCCCATGCGCCCAATATCCTGGAGCAACTCACGCCTCGGCACCACGTCGACTTGACCCTCTGCGGGCATAGCCATGCCGGTCAATGGCGGATCCCCTATGTCCCGACGTTCTGGCTGCCGCCCGGCTGTCATGGTCGGACCAACGGCCTGTACGAGAAGGGCGGGCACCGCCTCTACGTCAACAGGGGACTGGGCTGGTCGGTCCTTCCCGCTCGTTTCAACTGCGCGCCTGAAATCGTCCTCCTCGACTGGACCGCGTAA
- a CDS encoding tRNA pseudouridine(13) synthase — MTTPSRLDETVPYLTASVPAIGGRIRNTPEDFCVEERPLYLPCGEGEHLYIRVTKRGLSTPDLVLRLSSQLHVKAQSIGVAGLKDAQAVTTQMVSLQGVKAEQAAALSTDERLLALEVLGRHRNRLRKGHHAGNHFRLVIRDVQEGSEDLLPRLFDELLRRGVPNYFGPQRQGRAGTNFQLGAELLQDEKRRSKMSRSKRLWFMNAYQSHLFNRILAQRIESLDRVFQGDWAMKTENGACFPVEQPEVDQPRVDRFEISPTGPLFGSRAPWATGYPGEVERAVAADLGMTPEALSKAGAECGFRGERRALRVRLNGLDWKLEGRDLTLSFWLPPGSYATSVLREIVKTPSFPADGRI; from the coding sequence ATGACAACCCCATCACGGCTCGATGAAACGGTGCCCTATTTGACTGCCTCGGTCCCGGCCATCGGCGGGCGGATTCGCAATACTCCGGAGGATTTTTGCGTCGAGGAACGGCCCCTGTACCTGCCCTGCGGGGAGGGGGAGCATCTCTATATTCGAGTGACCAAACGGGGCCTGTCCACGCCGGATCTCGTCCTGCGGCTTTCGTCTCAACTCCACGTCAAGGCCCAATCCATCGGGGTGGCAGGACTGAAGGATGCACAGGCCGTCACCACGCAAATGGTTTCATTGCAGGGGGTGAAGGCGGAGCAGGCGGCGGCCTTGTCTACCGACGAACGCCTGTTGGCGCTGGAAGTCTTGGGCCGCCACCGCAATCGACTCCGCAAGGGCCACCATGCCGGCAACCATTTCCGTTTGGTGATTCGGGATGTGCAAGAAGGAAGCGAAGACCTCTTGCCACGGCTGTTCGACGAGCTGTTGCGCCGGGGCGTGCCGAATTACTTCGGTCCACAACGACAAGGGCGAGCCGGGACGAACTTTCAACTGGGCGCCGAGTTGCTGCAGGACGAGAAGCGCCGTAGCAAGATGAGCCGTTCCAAGCGCCTCTGGTTCATGAATGCCTACCAATCCCATCTGTTCAATCGCATCCTGGCCCAACGGATCGAGAGTCTCGACCGGGTCTTCCAGGGCGACTGGGCCATGAAGACGGAGAACGGCGCCTGCTTTCCCGTGGAACAGCCGGAGGTGGATCAGCCTCGCGTCGACCGGTTTGAGATCAGTCCCACCGGCCCGCTTTTCGGGTCCCGTGCGCCCTGGGCGACTGGGTACCCCGGCGAGGTCGAACGGGCCGTGGCAGCCGACTTGGGAATGACCCCGGAAGCCTTGTCGAAAGCCGGCGCCGAATGCGGATTCCGCGGCGAACGACGTGCCCTCCGTGTGCGGCTGAATGGTCTGGACTGGAAGCTGGAGGGGCGTGACCTCACCCTCTCGTTTTGGCTTCCACCCGGCTCGTATGCCACGAGTGTGCTGCGGGAAATCGTCAAAACGCCATCCTTCCCGGCAGATGGTAGAATTTGA